The genomic interval CAGTATTCCCCCCTCCCGTATCGCAAGCGTCACCATCGGCACAACGCACTTTATCAACGCCGTAGTAGAACAAGACGCCTCTCGCCTCGCCCCCGTCGCCGTCATCCGCCTCTGCGGTCCCTTCTCCGCAACCATCCCCGCCGGCGTCGACTGGCCTCCCGCCTTGCGCAACATCATCTGCGCCCACCGCTCTCTGGTGGACGGCGGACTGGAGATTGACGGTGACTTGATTGCGGAGCTCGATGAAGATGCCGTGCGGCGCGAGGTGAAGGTTATCCGCGCCAAGGGAATTAGGAGTGTTGTCGTCGTGGGGGTTTTCAGTCCCATTGACGTCGTGTACAGACAAGAAGAGAGGGCGGCGGAGATTATTCGTGATGTTTATCCCGGAGCTGATGTGGTGATGTCAAAGGATGTGGCGAATATCGGGTTCCTTGAGCGTGAGAACGCGGCTATTCTCAATGCTTCCATCCTTCCATTTGCTAGACGAACCATCCGCTCCTTCCAGGATGCCGTTACGCAGCTAGGCCTCACCTGCCCCGTCTTCGTGACGCAGAACGACGGGACCATCCTGCCggctgcggcggcggcgtggtTGCCCATCAGGACATTCTCCAGCGGACCGACGAATAGCATGCGCGGTGCGGCGTTCCTCACGAGGAATTTGGAGGGAGAGAAGGAGGGGGCGGGCCCGATGATGGTTGTCGATATCGGCGGGACAACGACGGACGTGGGTTTGTTACTGGCCAACGGGTTCCCCAGGCAGGCGGCAGCCTACAGCGAGATCGCGGGGGTGCGGACGAACTTCTCGTACCCGGACGTCAAGAGCATCGGTCTCGGCGGCGGATCTATCGTCAAGAAAGACGAGCGCACCGGCGAGATGATGATCGGGCCACAGAGTGTGGGATATCAAATCCAAACAAAGGCTCTCGTTTTCGGCGGCGATGTTGCGACGGCTACGGATTATACTGTACTCGCAGATCCAGACACCGTTGATATCGGAGACCGGTCTCTCGTTGAAGGTGTGAACGGCCTCGCTGATGACTTATCGGCGTTCGAGGCCCAGGTGAAGACGATGCTGGAGCGGATCGTGGACACGATGAAGACCTCGCCCGAGGACATACTCGTCGTTCTCGTCGGCGGGGGTGCGGTTATTGCGCCGGATGAGTTGAAGGGAGCGAGTAGGGTTATAAAACCTGCGTGGTCTGAGAGTGCGAATGCAATTGGGGCTGCGACGGCAAGGGTTAGTGGTGTCGTGGACGCAATTGAGAGTACTGAGATGAAGACTGTGTCTGAAGTTGTGGAGGCGTTGTCGCGGAGGGCTGTTAATCGGGCTGTTGAGAATGGTGCTTTGAGGGAGAGTGTGACTATTGCTGAGGTGGAAAGTTTTCCATTGCAGGTATGTTTCTGTGACATGACGAGTATGATGATGAAAGCTGACAGGATGTTTTATTGGCAGTATATTGCAAACACGTCGCGAATCAACATCAAAGCCGTAGGAGATTTCGACTTTTCCAGAACAGCGTCACTGGACACAACCACGATCCCAGACGACACCGAGAACTACGACGAAGAAATCCCTAGACCACCGGCACCGCCTCGAAGCGAGGAAATCCCATCACCGCAACCCTTGGTCTACACAAAAGACTACATTGAAGGCTACAAGCCAAGGGTCCTCAACCGCCAATAGCATCTCTCCGAAACAGACCTCGACTGGATCACGACAGGCTGCTACATCCTCGGCACAGGAGGCGGCGGCTCCCCCTACCAGCACATGCTCCGCCTCCGCGAAATGATGCGCGCAGGCGCCACCGTCAAGATCATCTCCTCTTTTGACCTCAAGGACGACGATATTGTGGCCTGTGGCGGCGGAAAGGGGTCGCCGCAGGTATCCATTGAGAAGCCGTATGGGGATGAGTGGGTCTCCCTCATCTGCACGATTTTCCTTTGAAGATGGAATACTTCGAATTCTAATGCTTATGTTTCGTAGAATCATGGAGTCGCAGAGAGAACTCTACTCATCCCTCAAAACGAAGCCTACGGCCGTGATATCCCTCGAGATTGGAGGTGGCAACGGCCTGCAGGGCCTCATCCTCGGCGCCAGTACAAACCTCGATATCCCGACAGTGGACGGCGACTGGATGGGTCGCGCGTATCCCATCTCCCACCAAACTACGCCAGTAGTCTTCGAAAAGAAAGCGACGATGATTCCGTCGTGTATATCAGACGGGAACGGCAGAATCATGGTACAGTCTCTTCTTCTCTCGTCCCCCATTCTGCCGAGCATCCTTCGCGATTTCTCACAAGTCCACGTGTGATGAAGATGACACCCTTTACTGACCTGTGGATGACGAACAATAGCTCATGACAAAAGCCCGCACAGAACTCGACGCAGAACGCGCCTTCCGCGCCGCCCTCTCGCAAATGGGCTCTCACGTAGGCTGCGCAAAGGGCCCCGTCAGCGGCCGCGATACCAAGTCCTGGGTCGTCGAGAACACCGTCTCGCTCTCCTGGCGGATTGGTCGCGCCGTAGCGATAGCGCGGTGTACGAATGCCATCGACACAGTCGCCGAGGCCGTTGTGGACGTGGTTGGCGGGCAGGAGTCGGCGAGGGTGCTGTTCAGGGGCAAGGTTGTGGGCGTCGAGAGGATTACAAGGATGGGGCACGCCTATGGGGAGGTTATCATTGAGGGGCATACTGACGGCAGGAACGATGGTGATGGGGCGGTTGAGAGGTTTGTTGTACCGTTTAAGAATGAGAATATTCTTGCGAAGAAAGTTGATGCCAGTGGGAAGGAAGATGTGAGTCCCGACAACTCCCCATTCCTATCACGAGAGGAAAGTGAAGAGTACGTAACTGACACATCTCGCACTCAAACAGATCCTCGCAATCGTCCCAGATCTAGTCTGCGTCCTCGACGCGCAGAACGGCGAGGCCCTCGGCACGCAAGAGTACCGCTACGGTCTCCTTGTGGTGGTGCTCGGCATCACGGCGTCGGACAAGTGGACTTCCACGGCGCGGGGCATCGAGATTGGCGGACCCAAGGGGTTCGGAATGGATGGGCTGGAATATGTGCCTCTTGGGACGTTTACGAAGCCTCGGAGCGTCATTGATGAGTTTGAGGGCTATTCATGATTGGTCAAGAACTCAGGGGGTCTTGATGTTGCGAGCGATCGAGTATTCTGCTTGTACGATGCGGCTCGTGAAGATGGGTTCATTATGGGTCGAGCTATGTCCTCCTCATCTCCGGTTTCGGGTGGATATGAGGTTGATTCTTGGATAAACGTAAGTCGAGAGGTTGTGGCATGTACAGTGCCGGAAGATATGTTTATAATAGTGCTCCTTGGCATTTAGATATAACCGCTTAGCAGTAGAATGAATAGACTTCTAGACAAAGCCTCAATGATCATCAATGCTTACATGGCTTGCCGTCCTTAAGAGCGAATTGGGCTCATTAACCGCACTTCCAATCTGTAAATCCCCCTAACATGCGCGAACCCGCACGTGTGTCATCATGATGGGCAAAAGAATCGACAGGGATACGATCATCAAACCGTTGCATTTCGCACCGGGGTGTGATAACGCAACTCGAACTAGGGGCCAGAGGAAGATGGTGTGTTGGGGTCGTCTCCAAGTCGTCGGAACTTTCAGCGCCGCATCGTCAAAGTTACCGAAACTCTACCAGGTTGGCGGAGGAGAGGAAGAGGGGTCAACTGAGAGCCAGTGAACCACGCCGCCGTTGTCGGTTCCTGCGGGAGCAGCCGGAAACCAGTCCTGACTCCTGATTGTCTAGGAAGTACTCGAGAGAAGAGACAATCACGCAATCGAGAGAGAAAATGTCGGTTAAAGAGGAGAGCAAGGGTATGACAGCGGAGAAGGAAAAGTTTGTTTTGAAGAACAGCTACACTGGAAAGACACAATGCGTCCCGGTTCCAAGCGGTCGGCAGTCAAAGGCCCGGAGGTTTTGGGGCGCGGGGTCCCACGTTGTCGTCCATGTTGATGGAAGTTGAACCCCCGATCGGCGGGCCCCACAGCAGGAGTGTCTCGCGTCATCGGACGGCCATTGCGATATGGGGGGGCCCAAGCACGCAATCTGTTGATGAGAGCTCGACACCATCAACCCGGCCAGATGGTTTTACGATTGTAGTAATTATTGATAGTGAGTAAGGCAAAGTAGCAGTGAGTGAGTACTAGATGTAATGAGGGGTAGATCAGATAAAACCTTTCTCTCCCCGTTGCAGAATCTTTTGCCCCTTCTCCAATTTCAGTCTTTGTGATATAAGTCCGTCTCATCTGCCACTTCCCCTCATTTTAAGACCTCATTTCGATACCTCGCCTCAACACATTTTCATTTCTCTCAATTGATACCCCCTAAATCTTCATCACAATGGCCCCAGGTGCTCTCATTGACGAGCCCGTCCAGCCCTCTCAGGGCCCCTGGAAGGGCAAGAACGACGATGCTCCCAGAAACATCTTCCCCGACGGCATCCGCACTTCAGGACAGCACAACCCCCTCTACGACGCTCTCAAGCCCTACGCCGAGTTCCCCAAGGAAATCTCAGGCCCCACGGTCTGGCACAAGGAGGAGTTTGAGCAGCAGCCTGAGAAGTGGACGCACCGCTTCAACCCAGAGGAGGTTGAGGAGCTCGGCCGCACCTCTGACGCCTTTATCGCCAGCAACACCCCTCTGACGGGTATCTCCAAGGTACGTCTGGCTTTATTTCTCGAAGGAGAGATGAAGAGATTCACTCGAACGACTTCAGCCCGTACCCAGATGACAGTGCACTAACACTACCACCAACAGTCCAACTTCCCCCTGCCAACACTAGGCAAGCGCCTCACCAACCTCCGCAAAGACCTCATCGACGGCAAAGGCTTCGTCCTCTTCAAGGGCTTCCCCGCCAACGAATGGGGCCCGCACAAGACCGCCGTCGGCTACATGGGCCTCGGCACCTACCTCGGCTACTTTGTCTCCCAAAACGGCCGCGGCCACGTCCTGGGCCACGTCAAGGACGTCGGCGACGACCCGACCCAGATCGATAAGGTCCGCATCTACCGCACCACCGCTCGCCAGTTCTTCCACGCCGACGACGGCGACCTGGTCGGCCTCCTCTGCGTCCAGCGCTCCGCCGAGGGCGGCGAGAGCGACCTCGTCAGCATTCACGCCGTCTGGAACGAGCTCCAGCGCTCCCACCCGGACGTCGCGGAGACCCTGACCAAGCCGATCTGGTACTTTGACCGCAAGGGCGAAGTCTCCGAGGGCCAGGAGGAGTGGACGCGCCAGCCGGTGTTCTACATCGAGAACGGAGGGCAGCGCCGCGTCTACTGCAAATGGGACCCCTACTACGTGCGCTCGCTGACGCGCTTCTCCGACAAGGGCGTGATCCCGCCGCTGAGCGAGGAGCAGCTGCACGCGCTCAAGACGCTCGAGGATACGTGCCAGAAGCTGGCGCTGCACATGATTCTCGAGGTGGGCGATATCCAGTTCCTGAGCAACGCGCACCTGCTCCACGCGCGGACGGCGTATACGGACCACCCCCACCCGGCGCCGCGCCGGCACCTGTTGCGGTTGTGGCTTTCGACGCCCGAGAGCGAGGGCGGATGGGTGCTGCCTTTCCCTGATAGTAAGGAGTTGAAGAGGGGTGGTATCCAGGTGAACAATGTGCCTCCGCGCGCGCCGTTGGATGCGGAGTAGAGTTTGTTCTGGTGAGGTTGGTTAGCATTTTTTGTGAAAATTGTATTTAGAGCGCTTATGAGGATGAGAGAAAATACTTGGTGTAGCATCTGTGACGAGACAGACGGTCATGGACTGCTTCATGAGAGATTCGCGGAAAGCCTGGATAGAGATTCTCGGGAGACAGGACTCTGCCAACATGAAtgaaaaaaagtaaaatattaGAACCAAAATGAGATCACCATCATAAAGTGAGTCGTCTCCCACTGCAGTGATTGGAGTCGTGACCGCGCATACACACTCACTATGACTAGTGAGATTGAATATGCCGCATGTGAGAGACTGAGATGAGCAGTTTCCCGGAACGCCCAACCTATCCAGCGGGAAATGGTGTGATTGCTATGCTGTAAGAGAGATTGTACGTGAAGAAATGAGAGATGAGCGACCGCGGTGCGTCCGGCGAAGTTTGGCGAAGTTTTCCGCGGAATGTGCGTTGCCCGAGTTTCCCGGCAGTTTTCCGCTCACTGATGGCGGGGTTCTTTCATGTCCTGTCACTCACTGCGACCTAAGAATGACCCCGCCGCGGGGCAATCGTCTTCATCGCAGGGGAGAGAGGTCCCCCAAACGCCACGGATGGAGGGGCAGCTTCCGTCTCACTCCTTTCTCACTGCTCATGCATAGCTTCCCGCGATGTGAGAAACTCATCGTGAGAGTGAGCCCGGCTTCAACTGAGCAAGTCATCGAAGCTTACACTCATTCATTTACCTCAAACAAGAATGATTTGATAACATTCGTCTCAATCGACCCAAGTACACCCAAATCAAGCGCAATCATCATCTCTTATCGCCAAATTGCCCCACGATCCCGTTGCAGATAGCAGGTGGTGCACCGTCCCCCTTATCCACCCGCCCGCGTTGCGCCCACCCGAGTCAAGCCCACCTCTTGGCCTCATCCCATCCGACGTCGCTCCTCGACACACTACACATACAACGACTCTGTTATTAAAGACGAGCCCTGTCCTCGCGTTCCTTCCCAATGTCTCTCTTGTATCGTATTCCTCGCTCAGTATTGCTTCTTTTCGCCACTTGATACCCCATCCTTTCCAAGTAGACTTATTTACATCACTCAACACCACATCAAAGAACCCAAGATGGCGGCAGTCCTCCCCGAGCCCTTTGCGAGCATCCCTCGCGAGAACTTCCTCTTTGGCCCCTCGCCCATCGAGCCCCTCCCCCGCATCTCCGCCGCCCTCGGCGGAAAGGTCAACGTCTACGCCAAGCGCGAGGACTGCAACTCTGGTCTGGCCTACGGCGGTAACAAGACCCGCAAGCTTGAGTGAGTCCTCCTCTCCCGCCTCCAGTTCATCATGGCACCCTGATGAAGGCATGATGAATCATACCAGAGGACCAAACTAACACACCCCAGATACCTCGCCTCAGACGCCCTCGCCCAAGGCTGCGACACCCTCGTCTCCATCGGCGGCGTACAATCAAACCACACCCGCCAAGTCACCGCCGTCGCCGCAAAGCTCGGCCTCAAGGCCGCCCTCGTCCAGGAGAAGTGGGTAGACTGGACCGACCCCGTCTACGACAAGGTCGGCAACCTCCAGCTCTCGCGCCTCATGGGCGCCGACGTCCGCCTCGACCCCTCCACCTTTGGCATCGAGCACAAGAACACCCTCGCCAACCTGAAAGAAGAACTCCTCGCCGCTGGACGCAAGCCGTACTACATCCCCGCCGGCGCATCAGACCACCCCCTCGGCGGCCTGGGCTTCGCGCGCTGGGCTTTCGAGGTGCAGGCGCAGGAGAAGGAGTTGGGCGTGTTCTTCGATACGGTTATCGTGTGTGCGGTGACGGGCTCGACCATGGCTGGTATGGTTGCGGGATTCAAGCTTGCGGAGAAGTTGGGCGGCAAGAAGCGCAAGGTTATCGGTATTGATGCCTCTGCGACGGTGAAGCAGACGTTTGACCAGGTGCTGCGTATCGCCAAGAACACGGGGGCCAAGATTGGTCTCGAGGAGGGCGATATCACCGAGGCGGATATCATTCTGGATGACCGGTTCCACGGCGGTGTCTACGGTATTCCCGACCAGGTCACCATTGACGCCATCAAGTTTGGCGCCAGCACGGAGGGTTTCATCACGGACCCTGTGTATGAGGGCAAGAGTTTGGCGGGTATGATGCAGCTCATCAAGAATGAAGAGATTGCTGCGGGTAGCAATGTCTTGTACGCGCACTTGGGTGGCCAGTTGGCGCTCAACGCGTACTCTGGCATGTAAACGGTTCTTGATGTCTAATGATGAAGTTTTTAGAGTTTTACAGAAAATCACAATACCCTTTCATGTTCAACCTTGGCATCCATCGTGACTTTTGTTTTTGGTGTTTGATCGGAGATGGCAGCAAGGTTCTGAGAGACCAAGGTTCGTACAAGTCAGCTACCATGCCTTGATGGTCTAGCATCGACCTATTTCCGAATAGAGGGCTAGACGGGTATAAAATGCCGGATGCCGCAACTGTCTCCTAGAGTAGAGCAGCGTAAATCGATCGGCAAAAAGAATTGTATGTGATCACCTGTTCCTCGCTTGGACTCTCGGGTTGAAGAGACTGGGGAGGGAGAGAATGTATTGTGAATAACAACTAACATTTCATTCTTCAGAAAACAACGTCCATTCATCATCGACTCTAGCTTTTCGAATATTCATTGCAGAATAAACAAAACTTCCGCAACAGCAAAGACCACCTGCCACCGAATACTTGTTCATCCTCA from Colletotrichum lupini chromosome 2, complete sequence carries:
- a CDS encoding TfdA family Taurine catabolism dioxygenase TauD; amino-acid sequence: MAPGALIDEPVQPSQGPWKGKNDDAPRNIFPDGIRTSGQHNPLYDALKPYAEFPKEISGPTVWHKEEFEQQPEKWTHRFNPEEVEELGRTSDAFIASNTPLTGISKSNFPLPTLGKRLTNLRKDLIDGKGFVLFKGFPANEWGPHKTAVGYMGLGTYLGYFVSQNGRGHVLGHVKDVGDDPTQIDKVRIYRTTARQFFHADDGDLVGLLCVQRSAEGGESDLVSIHAVWNELQRSHPDVAETLTKPIWYFDRKGEVSEGQEEWTRQPVFYIENGGQRRVYCKWDPYYVRSLTRFSDKGVIPPLSEEQLHALKTLEDTCQKLALHMILEVGDIQFLSNAHLLHARTAYTDHPHPAPRRHLLRLWLSTPESEGGWVLPFPDSKELKRGGIQVNNVPPRAPLDAEQTVMDCFMRDSRKAWIEILGRQDSANMNEKNDWSRDRAYTLTMTSEIEYAASTAVRPAKFGEVFRGIMTPPRGNRLHRRGESFPRCEKLIVRVSPASTEQVIEAYTHSFTSNKNDLITFVSIDPNSRWCTVPLIHPPALRPPESSPPLGLIPSDVAPRHTTHTTTLLLKTSPVLAFLPNVSLVSYSSLKPKMAAVLPEPFASIPRENFLFGPSPIEPLPRISAALGGKVNVYAKREDCNSGLAYGGNKTRKLEYLASDALAQGCDTLVSIGGVQSNHTRQVTAVAAKLGLKAALVQEKWVDWTDPVYDKVGNLQLSRLMGADVRLDPSTFGIEHKNTLANLKEELLAAGRKPYYIPAGASDHPLGGLGFARWAFEVQAQEKELGVFFDTVIVCAVTGSTMAGMVAGFKLAEKLGGKKRKVIGIDASATVKQTFDQVLRIAKNTGAKIGLEEGDITEADIILDDRFHGGVYGIPDQVTIDAIKFGASTEGFITDPVYEGKSLAGMMQLIKNEEIAAGSNVLYAHLGGQLALNAYSGIKSQYPFMFNLGIHRDFCFWCLIGDGSKVLRDQGSYKKQRPFIIDSSFSNIHCRINKTSATAKTTCHRILVHPHPPLMSVVWDIAFLCSLVITIEILLNSLITIKTLSTKKHREPSPLFLKLLGIYIMASNLWMAIKAFLSGRGIWKPQPAVERHPNYEKLMDLAQRHEYLQCHRQRKIAKENHHGDYFQHRVFTPEDDRKMWKTLLLPTIESKEEKEKREREEESKYLVDLIVQMPVLDRPCTGDERAKADEQVEADGRPEVNEQVEEHEQDEEDEQAKPDELDPHDWTVEGVLATVDYEALGLQSIPSLLKAIIKCIENSQPYQIQSLSQVPIAPAFVLHQTETGNFSTSPSQNNSPPDDSSASPFGPTFFHILHPSPKNSNLPSQLLPPHLTIHFPTQYNTFSASFATLIAKHGK